One Candidatus Limnocylindrales bacterium genomic window carries:
- the acs gene encoding acetate--CoA ligase: protein MSQNIESLLQESRLFDPPAEFASGARIGSRQEYDRLRERAAADPEGYWAEVARELTWFSPWTQVLEWKPPFAKWFLGGTTNLSHNCLDRHLDGPRRHKTALLWEGEPGDTRSLTYEELHHEVCRFAGALRDLGVSSGDRVGIYMPMVPELPIAMLACARIGATHSVVFGGFSADALRDRCNDAQARLIVTADGGYRRGSVLDLKAIVDAAADECPTVEKVVVLKRAGNNVLWKEGRDVWWHDAVANAAPVAEAVPLDSEHPLFILYTSGTTGKPKGVVHTTGGYMTHVFQTSRMVFDLRDDDIYWCTADCGWVTGHSYLVYGPLSNGATTVMYEGAPNTPRPDRFWEIIEKYKVTILYTAPTAIRSFMRWGDEHPAAHDLSSLRLLGTVGEPINPEAWMWYREKIGGNRCPIVDTWWQTETGGIMISPVPGAVATKPGSCTIPLPGIDVEVVDAEGNAVGVNQGGFLVIRRPWPGMLRTVYGDPDRYVQNYWSRYGDMYFAGDGARRDEDGYFWVMGRIDDVMNVSGHRIGTMEVESALVSHPAVTEAAVVGRPDDLKGEAIAAFVTLGPGHSASMELEAELKSHVGKEIGAFAKPDDIRFTDALPKTRSGKIMRRLLRDIAAGRDSKGDTTTLEDYTVLSRLRESEE from the coding sequence ATGTCGCAGAACATCGAGTCTCTCCTTCAGGAGTCGCGTCTCTTCGATCCACCTGCCGAGTTCGCGTCGGGCGCGCGCATCGGCAGCCGCCAGGAGTACGACCGCCTGCGCGAACGCGCAGCCGCCGATCCCGAAGGCTACTGGGCCGAGGTCGCCCGCGAGCTGACGTGGTTCTCGCCCTGGACGCAGGTCCTGGAGTGGAAGCCGCCATTCGCGAAGTGGTTTCTGGGCGGCACGACCAACCTCAGCCACAACTGCCTGGACCGTCACCTGGACGGGCCGCGCCGGCACAAGACGGCGCTGCTATGGGAGGGCGAGCCGGGCGACACTCGCTCGCTGACCTACGAAGAGCTTCACCACGAAGTGTGCCGCTTCGCCGGCGCGTTGCGCGACCTCGGCGTGAGCAGCGGCGATCGCGTGGGCATCTACATGCCGATGGTGCCCGAGCTGCCGATCGCGATGCTGGCGTGCGCTCGCATAGGCGCGACGCACTCGGTGGTCTTCGGCGGCTTCTCGGCCGATGCGCTGCGCGACCGCTGCAACGATGCGCAGGCAAGACTCATCGTCACCGCCGATGGCGGCTACCGCCGCGGCAGCGTGCTCGATCTCAAGGCGATCGTGGATGCGGCCGCCGACGAATGTCCGACCGTCGAAAAGGTGGTCGTGCTCAAGCGTGCCGGCAACAACGTGCTCTGGAAGGAAGGCCGCGACGTGTGGTGGCACGACGCCGTCGCCAATGCCGCGCCCGTCGCCGAGGCCGTTCCGCTGGATTCGGAGCACCCGCTGTTCATCCTGTACACGTCGGGCACGACCGGGAAGCCCAAGGGCGTCGTGCACACCACCGGCGGCTACATGACGCACGTCTTCCAGACCTCGCGCATGGTCTTCGATCTGCGCGACGACGACATCTACTGGTGCACCGCCGACTGCGGCTGGGTCACCGGGCACAGCTATCTGGTCTACGGACCGCTCAGCAACGGCGCCACCACGGTCATGTACGAGGGCGCGCCCAACACCCCCAGGCCCGACCGCTTCTGGGAGATCATCGAGAAGTACAAGGTCACCATTCTCTACACCGCGCCCACCGCCATCCGCTCCTTCATGCGCTGGGGCGACGAGCATCCGGCCGCGCACGATCTGTCCAGCCTGCGCCTGCTCGGCACGGTGGGTGAGCCCATCAATCCCGAAGCGTGGATGTGGTACCGCGAAAAGATCGGCGGCAACCGCTGCCCGATCGTCGACACCTGGTGGCAGACCGAAACCGGCGGAATCATGATCTCCCCGGTGCCGGGAGCGGTGGCCACCAAGCCCGGCTCGTGCACGATTCCGCTGCCGGGCATCGACGTCGAGGTCGTGGACGCCGAAGGCAACGCGGTCGGCGTCAATCAGGGCGGCTTCCTCGTCATCCGGCGGCCGTGGCCGGGCATGCTGCGCACGGTCTACGGCGATCCCGATCGCTACGTGCAGAACTACTGGTCGCGCTACGGCGACATGTACTTCGCCGGCGACGGCGCGCGCCGCGACGAGGACGGCTACTTCTGGGTCATGGGCCGCATCGACGACGTCATGAACGTCTCGGGCCACCGCATCGGGACGATGGAGGTCGAAAGCGCGCTGGTCAGCCATCCGGCCGTTACCGAGGCCGCCGTGGTGGGAAGGCCCGATGATCTCAAGGGCGAGGCCATCGCCGCCTTCGTCACGCTCGGCCCCGGCCACAGCGCCAGCATGGAGCTGGAGGCCGAGCTCAAGAGCCACGTCGGCAAGGAGATCGGCGCCTTCGCCAAACCCGACGACATCCGCTTCACCGATGCGCTGCCGAAAACGCGCAGCGGCAAGATCATGCGCCGGCTGCTGCGCGACATCGCCGCCGGGCGCGACAGCAAGGGCGACACGACCACGCTCGAGGACTACACCGTGCTGTCACGTCTTCGCGAGAGCGAAGAGTAG
- a CDS encoding ATP-binding cassette domain-containing protein: MTAAPVNPEASQHSHDHVRLEHVEMAYNGRPVLRDLTCRFPRGRISVVLGGSGSGKSTILKLIGGLIHARDGAVYVGERDIGRLSERALYEVRRELGMMFQNGALLDSLSVFDNLAFPLREHTRLSRDEIERQVHERLQAVGLEDVDDLLPRELSGGMVKRVALARALIQSPRVLLVDEPFSGLDPLSTKLIEALLVRINRKYGMTMIVVSHHIPSTLRMADHVVLLLPGGPVQGSPEQLLASADPRVRRFLTEDTDASEDVLAHAEEFEAGEHRPLLEQRRGRKRP; this comes from the coding sequence ATGACGGCTGCTCCAGTGAATCCCGAAGCCTCGCAACACAGCCACGACCACGTGCGCCTGGAGCATGTGGAGATGGCCTACAACGGCCGTCCGGTGCTCCGTGACCTTACCTGCCGTTTTCCCAGGGGCCGCATTTCGGTCGTGCTCGGCGGCAGCGGCAGCGGCAAGAGCACGATCCTCAAGCTGATCGGCGGGCTGATCCACGCCCGCGACGGGGCCGTCTACGTCGGCGAACGCGACATCGGTCGCCTCAGCGAGCGGGCGCTCTACGAGGTGCGGCGCGAGCTCGGAATGATGTTCCAGAACGGCGCGCTCCTGGACTCGCTCAGCGTCTTCGACAACCTGGCCTTTCCCCTGCGCGAACACACGCGCCTTTCGCGCGACGAGATCGAGCGCCAGGTGCACGAGCGCCTGCAGGCGGTGGGCCTGGAGGACGTCGACGACCTGCTGCCGCGCGAGCTCTCGGGCGGCATGGTCAAGCGCGTCGCCCTGGCCCGAGCGCTCATCCAGAGCCCGCGGGTGCTGCTGGTGGACGAGCCATTTTCGGGGCTGGACCCGCTCTCGACCAAGCTGATCGAGGCGCTGCTGGTGCGCATCAACCGCAAGTACGGCATGACGATGATCGTGGTGTCGCACCACATACCGTCCACCCTGCGGATGGCGGATCACGTGGTGCTGCTGCTGCCGGGCGGCCCGGTGCAAGGCAGCCCGGAACAGCTGCTGGCCAGCGCCGACCCGCGCGTGCGCCGCTTCCTGACCGAAGACACCGATGCCTCCGAAGACGTCCTGGCGCATGCCGAGGAGTTCGAGGCCGGCGAGCACCGTCCGCTGCTCGAGCAGCGCCGGGGACGGAAAAGGCCGTAA